The following coding sequences are from one Ornithodoros turicata isolate Travis chromosome 1, ASM3712646v1, whole genome shotgun sequence window:
- the LOC135392780 gene encoding P2X purinoceptor 7-like translates to MSSLPNLSALELRILELSRAQNFCSYDSMPESVCVAAEDSSSSDIPESPPSSPGSDRAGNADWCSCAKCKPMDTADECLCCREVENVCKKQTVNCITDNEYFEILCLDTEVLRVSFTYIRDTEEYGNTRDIAVNKKFRYIAYRQFTRWIWGGLGKHHRKILPACVVYAIRDAFPSDVYKGFEPAHL, encoded by the exons aTGTCGAGTCTCCCGAACCTGAGTGCGCTAGAACTCCGCATTCTAGAACTATCGCGCgcacagaacttctgttcgtaCGATAGCATGCCGGAAAGTGTGTgcgtcgcagcagaagattcatcGTCCTCAGATATACCGGAGTCACCGCCGTCCTCACCAGGATCTGATCGTGCCGGGAACGCGGACTG GTGTTCTTGCGCGAAGTGCAAACCAATGGATACCGCGGACGAGTGTTTGTGCTGCCGGGAGGTAGAGAACGTCTGTAAAAAGCAGACGGTCAACTGTATTACAGACAACGAATATTTCGAGATACTCTGCCTCGACACCGAAGTTCTGCGAGTGTCTTTTACGTACATCCGGGATACTGAAGAGTATGGCAACACACGTGACATCGCCGTGAACAA gaaattccgttatatcgcCTATCGGCAGTTCACAAGGTGGATATGGGGTGGTCTGGGAAAGCACCATAGGAAGATTCTTCCTGCCTGCGTGGTGTATGCCATTAGGGATGCTTTTCCATCAGATGTGTATAAGGGCTTTGAACCTGCACACTTGTAA